One Streptomyces sp. R28 DNA window includes the following coding sequences:
- a CDS encoding HU family DNA-binding protein — MNRSELVAALADRAEVTRKDADAVLAAFAETVGEIVAKGDEKVTIPGFLTFERTHRAARTARNPQTGDPIQIPAGYSVKVSAGSKLKEAAKGK; from the coding sequence ATGAACCGCAGTGAGCTGGTGGCCGCGCTGGCCGACCGCGCCGAGGTGACCCGCAAGGACGCCGACGCCGTTCTGGCCGCGTTCGCCGAGACCGTCGGCGAGATCGTCGCCAAGGGCGACGAGAAGGTCACCATCCCCGGCTTCCTGACCTTCGAGCGCACCCACCGTGCCGCTCGCACCGCGCGCAACCCGCAGACCGGCGACCCGATCCAGATCCCGGCCGGCTACAGCGTCAAGGTTTCCGCGGGCAGCAAGCTCAAGGAAGCCGCCAAGGGCAAGTAA
- a CDS encoding NAD-dependent malic enzyme, which yields MATAPSVSYSMTVRLEVPASGTAVSQLTGAVESHGGSVTGLDVTASGHEKLRIDVTIAATSTAHADEIVEQLRGIEGVTLGKVSDRTFLMHLGGKIEMASKHPIRNRDDLSMIYTPGVARVCMAIAENPEDARRLTIKRNSVAVVTDGSAVLGLGNIGPKAALPVMEGKAALFKRFAGIDAWPICLDTQDTDAIVEIVKAIAPGFAGINLEDISAPRCFEIEARLREALDIPVFHDDQHGTAIVVLAALTNALRVAGKAIENIRVVMSGAGAAGTAILKLLIAAGVKNAVVADIHGVVHAGREDLVDAAPGSALRWIADNTNPEGLTGTLKEAVRGADVFIGVSAPNVLDGDDVAAMADDAIVFALANPDPEVDPAIARQTAAVVATGRSDFPNQINNVLVFPGVFRGLLDAQSRTVNTEMMLAAAKALADVVTEDELNPNYIIPSVFNDKVAGAVAGAVREAAKSVSAVASVE from the coding sequence ATGGCAACGGCGCCCAGCGTCTCCTACTCGATGACGGTCCGGCTGGAGGTGCCCGCGAGCGGAACCGCGGTCTCGCAGCTCACCGGGGCCGTCGAGTCCCACGGAGGCTCGGTGACCGGCCTCGACGTGACCGCCTCCGGCCACGAGAAGCTCCGTATCGACGTCACCATCGCGGCCACCTCCACGGCGCACGCCGACGAGATCGTCGAGCAGCTGCGCGGCATCGAGGGCGTCACGCTCGGCAAGGTCTCCGACCGTACGTTCCTGATGCACCTCGGCGGCAAGATCGAGATGGCGTCCAAGCACCCCATCCGCAACCGCGACGACCTCTCGATGATCTACACCCCGGGCGTGGCCCGCGTCTGCATGGCGATCGCCGAGAACCCCGAGGACGCCCGCCGCCTCACCATCAAGCGCAACTCCGTTGCGGTTGTGACGGACGGTTCGGCGGTGCTGGGCCTCGGCAACATCGGCCCCAAGGCCGCGCTGCCGGTCATGGAGGGCAAGGCGGCCCTCTTCAAGCGGTTCGCCGGTATCGACGCCTGGCCGATCTGCCTGGACACCCAGGACACCGACGCGATCGTCGAGATCGTCAAGGCGATCGCCCCCGGGTTCGCCGGCATCAACCTCGAGGACATCTCCGCCCCGCGCTGCTTCGAGATCGAGGCGCGCCTGCGTGAGGCTCTCGACATCCCCGTCTTCCACGACGACCAGCACGGCACGGCGATCGTCGTCCTGGCCGCCCTGACCAACGCACTTCGCGTCGCGGGCAAGGCAATTGAGAACATCCGCGTCGTCATGTCCGGCGCCGGCGCGGCCGGTACGGCCATCCTCAAGCTGCTGATCGCCGCGGGCGTGAAGAACGCGGTCGTCGCCGACATCCACGGCGTCGTGCACGCCGGCCGCGAGGACCTCGTCGACGCCGCCCCCGGCTCGGCGCTGCGCTGGATCGCCGACAACACCAACCCCGAGGGCCTGACCGGCACGCTGAAGGAGGCCGTGCGCGGCGCGGACGTCTTCATCGGCGTCTCGGCCCCGAACGTCCTGGACGGCGACGACGTGGCCGCCATGGCCGACGACGCGATCGTGTTCGCGCTCGCGAACCCGGATCCCGAGGTGGATCCGGCAATCGCCCGTCAGACGGCCGCAGTTGTGGCCACGGGCCGCTCCGACTTCCCGAACCAGATCAACAACGTGCTGGTCTTCCCGGGCGTCTTCCGCGGTTTGCTGGACGCGCAGTCCCGCACCGTCAACACCGAGATGATGCTCGCGGCCGCGAAGGCACTGGCCGATGTGGTGACCGAGGACGAGCTGAACCCGAACTACATCATCCCGAGCGTCTTCAACGACAAGGTCGCGGGAGCGGTGGCCGGCGCGGTGCGGGAAGCGGCCAAGTCCGTCAGCGCCGTGGCGTCGGTCGAGTAG
- a CDS encoding ABATE domain-containing protein: MALGTVTDAYELRFDAGRTCLDLLATTHPEERFDSVEVLCAWIIGAGLVPPGTTLAHADGSWLVEFRELRGRIGQLVRGGLAPEPWPSYDVALARVNDLACAAPPAPRAVRDEDGSLVRKLDHPPECAALLGALARDAVELLTDPVARAGLRECEGDNCPIVYLDSSRGRRRRWCSSEVCGNRERVARHRRRAALARA; this comes from the coding sequence ATGGCACTGGGTACGGTCACGGACGCGTACGAGCTGCGGTTCGACGCCGGGCGGACCTGTCTGGATCTCCTCGCGACCACACACCCCGAGGAACGGTTCGACTCCGTCGAGGTGTTGTGCGCCTGGATCATCGGCGCCGGGCTCGTCCCGCCGGGCACCACGCTGGCCCACGCCGACGGCTCCTGGCTCGTCGAGTTCCGCGAACTGCGCGGACGTATCGGACAGTTGGTGCGCGGAGGACTCGCCCCCGAGCCCTGGCCGTCGTACGACGTCGCGCTCGCCCGCGTGAACGACCTCGCCTGCGCCGCGCCCCCGGCTCCCCGTGCCGTACGGGATGAAGACGGCAGCCTCGTGAGGAAGTTGGATCATCCGCCCGAGTGCGCCGCGCTGCTCGGCGCCCTCGCGCGGGACGCCGTGGAACTGCTCACCGATCCGGTCGCGCGGGCCGGGCTGAGGGAGTGCGAGGGCGACAACTGTCCGATCGTTTATCTCGATTCGTCCCGGGGGCGCAGGAGGCGCTGGTGCTCCAGTGAGGTCTGCGGGAACCGCGAAAGGGTCGCCCGGCACCGTCGCCGCGCGGCCCTCGCCCGCGCCTGA
- a CDS encoding YqgE/AlgH family protein, with amino-acid sequence MTEVSSLTGRLLVATPALADPNFDRAVVLLLDHDEEGSLGVVLNRPTPVDVGDILEGWADLAGEPGVVFQGGPVSLDSALGVAVIPGDANGESAPLGWRRVHGAIGLVDLEAPPELLASAVGSLRIFAGYAGWGPGQLEDELVEGAWYVVESEPGDVSSPSPERLWREVLRRQRNELAMVATYPDDPSLN; translated from the coding sequence ATGACCGAGGTGTCCTCGCTCACAGGACGGCTGCTCGTGGCAACGCCCGCCCTGGCGGACCCGAACTTCGACCGCGCGGTGGTGCTCCTTCTCGACCACGACGAGGAGGGCTCCCTCGGTGTCGTCCTCAACCGTCCGACCCCCGTGGACGTGGGCGACATCCTGGAGGGCTGGGCGGACCTCGCAGGCGAACCCGGCGTCGTCTTCCAGGGTGGCCCGGTGTCCCTGGACTCGGCGCTCGGCGTCGCCGTCATCCCCGGCGACGCGAACGGTGAGAGCGCCCCGCTGGGCTGGCGCCGGGTGCACGGCGCGATCGGGCTGGTGGACCTGGAAGCGCCGCCGGAACTGCTCGCCTCGGCCGTCGGCAGCCTGAGAATCTTCGCCGGGTACGCGGGTTGGGGCCCCGGCCAGCTGGAGGACGAGCTGGTGGAGGGCGCCTGGTACGTCGTCGAGTCCGAGCCGGGAGACGTCTCCTCGCCGTCGCCGGAAAGACTCTGGCGCGAGGTCCTGCGCCGTCAGCGCAACGAGCTCGCGATGGTGGCCACGTACCCCGACGACCCTTCGCT
- a CDS encoding anti-sigma factor, which produces MSVYGGNQGFGMGGSGMSGPMQGHPVPSEHETVGAYALGILDDAEATAFEAHLATCEWCAQQLDELAGMEPMLAALADLPGAGTPAIGDSLSAKPSPRLVNKLVDEVAERRAQKRRRSFYMVAAAAALIVAGPFAAIATTGGDSEGGGTSQTLAANPARDLFNSIENKVTGTDQASKVTATVALQEKAWGTETALELGGVKGPLKCSLIFVSKDGERETAASWSVPKWGYGIPDAKTEQARNPLYVSGGVSMAPDDVDHIEVMDFDGKKLVEVDA; this is translated from the coding sequence ATGAGTGTTTACGGGGGAAACCAGGGATTCGGGATGGGCGGTTCGGGTATGTCTGGACCCATGCAGGGACATCCGGTTCCGAGCGAGCACGAGACCGTCGGTGCCTACGCCCTCGGGATTCTCGACGACGCCGAGGCAACCGCTTTCGAAGCCCACCTCGCGACCTGCGAATGGTGCGCCCAGCAGCTGGACGAGCTCGCCGGAATGGAGCCGATGCTGGCCGCGCTCGCGGATCTGCCCGGTGCCGGTACGCCCGCGATCGGCGACTCCCTGTCCGCGAAGCCCAGCCCGCGTCTGGTGAACAAGCTCGTCGACGAGGTCGCCGAGCGACGTGCCCAGAAGCGCCGGCGCAGTTTCTACATGGTGGCCGCGGCGGCCGCGCTGATCGTCGCCGGTCCGTTCGCCGCGATCGCGACGACCGGCGGCGACTCGGAGGGCGGCGGCACCAGCCAGACCCTTGCGGCGAACCCCGCCAGGGACCTGTTCAACAGCATCGAGAACAAGGTCACGGGCACCGACCAGGCGAGCAAGGTCACCGCGACCGTCGCCCTGCAGGAGAAGGCGTGGGGCACCGAGACGGCCCTCGAGCTCGGTGGCGTCAAGGGTCCGCTCAAATGTTCCCTGATCTTCGTCAGCAAGGACGGCGAGCGCGAGACGGCGGCCTCCTGGTCCGTCCCGAAGTGGGGCTACGGCATCCCGGACGCCAAGACCGAGCAGGCCAGGAACCCTCTCTACGTCAGCGGCGGAGTCTCCATGGCCCCCGATGACGTCGATCACATCGAGGTCATGGATTTCGACGGAAAGAAGCTGGTCGAGGTCGACGCGTAG
- a CDS encoding uroporphyrinogen-III synthase: protein MYDEQQQSDHGPLAGFTVGVTAARRADELGALLQRRGAAVLHAPALRIVPLADDSELLAATKEIIQRTPDIVVATTAIGFRGWIEAADGWGLGEDLLERLREVEILARGPKVKGAVRAAGLTEEWSPSSESMAEVLDRLLEEGVDGRRVAIQLHGEPLPGFVESLRAAGAEVLGVPVYRWLPPEDIGPVDRLLDATVSRGLDALTFTSAPAAASLLSRAEERGLLPEVLAALNHDVLPACVGPVTALPLQALGVDTVQPERFRLGPLVQLLCQELPGRARSLPVAGHRVEIRGHAVLVDGALRPVPPAGMSLLRALSRRPGWVVPRAELLRALPGAGRDEHAVETAMARLRTALGAPKLIQTVVKRGYRLALDPAADTKYADV, encoded by the coding sequence ATGTACGACGAACAGCAGCAATCCGACCATGGGCCCCTCGCGGGGTTCACCGTGGGCGTGACCGCCGCGCGCCGCGCCGACGAGCTCGGAGCCTTGCTCCAGCGGCGCGGCGCCGCCGTGCTGCACGCCCCTGCCCTGCGTATCGTGCCGCTGGCCGACGACAGCGAGCTGCTCGCCGCCACCAAGGAGATCATCCAGCGGACGCCGGACATCGTGGTCGCCACGACCGCGATCGGCTTCCGGGGCTGGATCGAGGCCGCCGACGGATGGGGGCTGGGCGAGGACCTGCTGGAACGGCTGCGCGAGGTCGAGATCCTCGCGCGCGGGCCGAAGGTCAAGGGCGCGGTCCGGGCCGCCGGGCTGACGGAGGAGTGGTCGCCGTCCAGCGAGTCCATGGCCGAGGTACTGGACCGGCTGCTGGAGGAGGGCGTCGACGGGCGCCGGGTCGCCATCCAGCTGCACGGGGAGCCACTGCCCGGGTTCGTGGAGTCGTTGCGCGCCGCCGGAGCGGAGGTGCTCGGGGTCCCCGTGTACAGGTGGCTGCCGCCGGAGGACATCGGCCCGGTCGACCGCCTGCTGGACGCGACGGTCTCCCGCGGCCTGGACGCCCTCACTTTCACCAGCGCCCCGGCCGCGGCGTCCCTGCTGTCGCGGGCCGAGGAGCGCGGGCTGCTTCCCGAAGTGCTCGCCGCCCTCAACCACGACGTCCTCCCCGCCTGCGTCGGCCCGGTCACCGCGCTGCCCCTGCAGGCCCTCGGCGTCGACACGGTCCAGCCCGAGCGGTTCAGGCTCGGTCCGCTGGTCCAGCTCCTGTGCCAGGAGCTGCCCGGCCGGGCCCGGTCGCTGCCGGTCGCCGGGCACCGGGTGGAGATCCGCGGGCACGCGGTCCTGGTCGACGGCGCACTGCGCCCCGTGCCGCCCGCGGGCATGTCCCTGCTGCGGGCCCTGTCCCGCCGGCCGGGCTGGGTGGTGCCGCGCGCGGAGCTGCTGCGCGCGCTGCCGGGTGCGGGGCGGGACGAGCACGCGGTGGAGACGGCGATGGCCCGGCTGCGGACGGCTCTCGGGGCGCCGAAGCTGATCCAGACGGTGGTGAAGCGGGGGTATCGGCTGGCGCTGGATCCGGCGGCGGACACGAAGTACGCGGACGTGTGA
- a CDS encoding DUF1772 domain-containing protein: protein MGTVLGAATVAMGLIAGAFYVFACAVMPGLARSDDRVYVEVMRDVNDVIQNPVFFLSFVGALVLAGVSAWQLRGAPYRWWVWAAVAAYGLAFVVTVGFNIPLNDGLAGGGDPAALREEFEDPWVAWNGVRAGLSTVALGCLGRALVLYGRMQRVADRMQRPADQHRSAHSSPSGGAPSGGV, encoded by the coding sequence GTGGGAACCGTACTGGGCGCGGCCACGGTCGCGATGGGCCTGATCGCCGGGGCCTTCTACGTCTTCGCGTGCGCGGTGATGCCGGGGTTGGCGCGGAGCGATGACCGGGTGTACGTCGAGGTCATGCGCGACGTCAACGACGTGATCCAGAACCCGGTGTTCTTCCTGAGCTTCGTCGGGGCGCTCGTGCTGGCGGGGGTGTCGGCGTGGCAGCTGCGCGGGGCGCCGTACCGGTGGTGGGTGTGGGCGGCGGTGGCGGCGTACGGGCTGGCCTTCGTGGTCACCGTCGGGTTCAACATCCCGCTGAACGACGGCCTTGCGGGCGGCGGGGATCCAGCCGCCCTGCGGGAGGAGTTCGAGGATCCGTGGGTGGCGTGGAATGGGGTGCGGGCGGGGTTGTCGACGGTGGCGTTGGGGTGCTTGGGGCGGGCGTTGGTGCTGTACGGCCGGATGCAGCGGGTGGCTGACCGGATGCAGCGGCCGGCTGATCAGCACCGGTCGGCTCATTCCAGCCCGTCCGGGGGCGCCCCCTCCGGGGGAGTTTGA
- a CDS encoding sigma-70 family RNA polymerase sigma factor, translating into MSQPSEPDEELMRALYREHAGPLLAYVLRLVAGDRQRAEDVVQETLIRAWKNAGQLNRATGSVRPWLVTVARRIVIDGHRSRQARPQEVDPSPLEVIPAEDEIDKALWLMTLSDALDDLTPAHREVLVETYFKGRTVNEAAETLGIPSGTVRSRVFYALRSMKLALEERGVTA; encoded by the coding sequence ATGTCCCAGCCCTCGGAACCAGATGAGGAGCTGATGCGTGCGCTGTACAGAGAGCACGCCGGACCCCTCCTTGCGTATGTCCTTCGACTGGTCGCCGGTGATCGGCAACGAGCAGAGGACGTTGTGCAGGAGACGCTCATCCGTGCCTGGAAGAACGCCGGACAGCTCAATCGAGCGACCGGATCGGTACGCCCCTGGCTGGTGACGGTCGCCCGGCGCATCGTCATCGACGGCCACCGCAGCCGGCAGGCCCGGCCGCAGGAGGTCGATCCGTCGCCGCTGGAGGTCATCCCCGCGGAGGACGAGATCGACAAGGCGCTGTGGCTGATGACGCTGTCGGACGCACTCGACGACCTGACCCCCGCCCACCGGGAGGTCCTCGTGGAGACGTACTTCAAGGGGCGTACCGTCAACGAGGCGGCCGAGACGCTGGGCATACCCAGTGGCACCGTTCGCTCACGGGTCTTCTATGCCCTGCGGTCGATGAAGCTGGCTCTGGAGGAGCGGGGGGTGACGGCGTGA
- the murA gene encoding UDP-N-acetylglucosamine 1-carboxyvinyltransferase, whose protein sequence is MTVNDDVLLVHGGTPLEGEIRVRGAKNLVPKAMVAALLGGEPSRLRNVPDIRDVRVVRGLLQLHGVTVRPGEEPGELVMDPSHVESANVADIDAHAGSSRIPILFCGPLLHRLGHAFIPGLGGCDIGGRPIDFHFEVLRQFGARIEKREDGQYLEAPQRLRGTKIQLPYPSVGATEQVLLTAVLAEGVTELSNAAVEPEIEDLICVLQKMGAIIAMDTDRTIRITGVDKLGGYNHKALPDRLEAASWASAALATEGNIYVRGAQQRSMMTFLNTYRKVGGAFEIDDEGIRFWHPGGQLKSIALETDVHPGFQTDWQQPLVVALTQATGLSIIHETVYESRLGFTSALNQMGAHIQLYRECLGGSDCRFGQRNFLHSAVVSGPTKLQGADLVIPDLRGGFSYLIAALAAQGTSRVHGIDLINRGYENFMEKLVELGAKVELPGKALG, encoded by the coding sequence ATGACCGTCAACGACGATGTCCTGCTTGTCCACGGCGGAACCCCGCTGGAGGGCGAGATCCGTGTCCGCGGTGCGAAGAACCTCGTACCGAAGGCGATGGTCGCCGCTCTGCTGGGAGGCGAGCCGAGTCGACTGCGCAACGTGCCGGACATCCGTGACGTGCGCGTCGTACGCGGTCTCCTGCAGCTGCACGGCGTGACGGTCCGCCCGGGTGAGGAACCGGGCGAGCTGGTGATGGACCCCTCGCACGTGGAGAGCGCGAACGTCGCCGACATCGATGCCCACGCGGGTTCCAGCCGTATCCCGATCCTCTTCTGCGGCCCGCTGCTGCACCGCCTCGGGCACGCGTTCATCCCCGGCCTCGGCGGCTGCGACATCGGCGGCCGGCCCATCGACTTCCACTTCGAGGTGCTGCGGCAGTTCGGCGCGCGCATCGAGAAGCGGGAGGACGGGCAGTACCTGGAGGCTCCGCAGCGGCTGCGCGGCACGAAGATCCAGCTGCCGTACCCGTCCGTCGGCGCGACCGAGCAGGTGCTGCTGACGGCCGTCCTCGCCGAAGGCGTCACCGAGCTCTCGAACGCGGCCGTGGAGCCGGAGATCGAGGACCTCATCTGCGTCCTGCAGAAGATGGGCGCCATCATCGCGATGGACACCGACCGCACGATCCGCATCACCGGTGTGGACAAGCTCGGCGGCTACAACCACAAGGCCCTGCCGGACCGCCTGGAGGCCGCCTCGTGGGCGTCCGCGGCGCTGGCGACCGAAGGCAACATCTACGTCCGTGGCGCCCAGCAGCGCTCGATGATGACGTTCCTCAACACCTACCGGAAGGTGGGCGGTGCCTTCGAGATCGACGACGAGGGCATCCGTTTCTGGCACCCCGGCGGCCAGTTGAAGTCCATCGCCCTCGAAACGGACGTGCACCCCGGCTTCCAGACGGACTGGCAGCAGCCGCTGGTCGTGGCCCTCACGCAGGCGACAGGCCTCTCCATCATCCACGAGACGGTCTACGAGTCCCGCCTCGGCTTCACCTCCGCCCTGAACCAGATGGGCGCTCACATCCAGCTCTACCGCGAGTGCCTGGGCGGCTCCGACTGCCGCTTCGGCCAGCGCAACTTCCTGCACTCCGCGGTCGTCTCGGGCCCCACCAAGCTCCAGGGCGCCGACCTGGTCATCCCTGACCTCCGCGGCGGCTTCTCGTACCTCATCGCGGCCCTGGCGGCCCAGGGCACGTCCCGGGTCCACGGCATCGACCTGATCAACCGCGGCTACGAGAACTTCATGGAGAAGCTCGTGGAGCTGGGCGCGAAGGTGGAGTTGCCGGGCAAGGCGCTCGGCTAG
- a CDS encoding UvrD-helicase domain-containing protein → MAVQAQQETALEDSLRDREIGVEQEHLDRVYQRLEEKIHEAEFLMNDAAKRGQVGTPGALAERDAQVFRAGVHLNRLNNEFEDFLFGRIDLLPGKDGKKGPDGAYTAVEPAEGAVRDDNTADIAETLHIGRIGVLDQDYAPLVIDWRAPAAAPFYRSTPVDPGRVVRRRVIRSKGRRVLSVEDDLMRPELKAFLDGHELPVIGDGALMAALGQARSHTMRDIVASIQAEQDLVIRAPAASVTYVEGGPGTGKTAVALHRAAYLLYQDRRRYAGGILIVSPTPLLVAYTEGVLPSLGEEGQVAIRAIGSLVDGAEATLYDSPSTARAKGSYRMLKVLRKAARGALELNDSPARLRVVAFGRRLELEAAELGRIRHNVLGGTAPVNLLRPRARKLLLDALWAQSGGATRHSDPELAAELRSSFDEDVTSEDSFIAFLDAWWPELTPKAVLEVMADERRLGRFARRILNPGEVRKVARSLKRDGHSVHDIAMLDELQAILGTPARPRKKRELDPLDQLTGLEELMPVREESQRERAERLAAERTEYAHVIVDEAQDVTPMQWRMLGRRGRHATWTIVGDPAQSSWSDVDEAAQARDEALGSRPRRRFQLTVNYRNPAEIAELAAKVLALAMPGSTSPSAVRSTGVEPRFVTTNKGPGAVVGDSLAHTVREEAARLLDRVDGTVGVVVAMQRREEAAKWLAGLGDRVVALGSLEAKGLEYDATVVVSPAEIADESPAGLRVLYVALTRATQQLTVVSGERDEPDATGVPDLLRD, encoded by the coding sequence GTGGCCGTTCAGGCTCAGCAGGAAACCGCGCTCGAAGACTCCCTGAGAGACCGAGAGATCGGCGTCGAACAGGAACACCTGGACCGGGTGTACCAGCGGCTCGAGGAGAAGATCCACGAGGCAGAGTTCCTCATGAACGACGCGGCCAAGCGCGGCCAGGTCGGCACCCCAGGCGCGCTCGCCGAGCGCGACGCACAGGTCTTCCGGGCGGGGGTCCACCTCAATCGGCTCAACAACGAGTTCGAGGACTTCCTCTTCGGCCGTATCGACCTGCTGCCCGGCAAGGACGGCAAGAAGGGACCCGACGGCGCCTACACCGCCGTCGAGCCCGCCGAGGGCGCCGTGCGGGACGACAACACCGCCGACATCGCCGAGACCCTGCACATCGGCCGCATCGGCGTGCTCGACCAGGACTACGCCCCGCTGGTCATCGACTGGCGGGCCCCGGCCGCGGCGCCCTTCTACCGCTCCACTCCGGTGGATCCGGGGCGGGTCGTACGGCGCCGGGTCATCCGCTCCAAGGGGCGCCGGGTGCTGAGCGTCGAGGACGACCTCATGCGTCCCGAGCTCAAGGCCTTCCTCGACGGCCACGAGCTGCCCGTCATCGGCGACGGCGCCCTCATGGCCGCCCTCGGCCAGGCCCGCAGCCACACCATGCGGGACATCGTGGCGTCCATCCAGGCCGAGCAGGACCTGGTCATCCGCGCCCCCGCAGCCTCGGTGACGTACGTCGAGGGCGGGCCGGGGACGGGAAAGACGGCCGTAGCCCTGCACAGGGCCGCCTATCTCCTCTACCAGGACCGGCGCCGGTACGCGGGCGGCATCCTGATCGTCTCGCCGACCCCGCTGCTGGTGGCGTACACCGAGGGCGTGCTCCCGTCGCTGGGCGAGGAGGGCCAGGTCGCCATCCGCGCGATCGGCTCGCTCGTCGACGGCGCCGAGGCCACGCTGTACGACTCCCCGTCCACGGCCCGCGCCAAGGGCTCGTACCGCATGCTCAAGGTGCTGCGGAAGGCCGCCCGTGGGGCCCTGGAGCTGAACGATTCGCCGGCCCGGCTCAGGGTCGTCGCCTTCGGCCGCCGGCTCGAACTGGAAGCGGCTGAGCTGGGACGGATCCGCCACAACGTCCTCGGCGGTACGGCGCCCGTGAACCTGCTGCGCCCGCGCGCCCGCAAGCTGCTGCTCGACGCCCTGTGGGCGCAGTCGGGCGGCGCCACCCGCCACTCCGATCCGGAGCTCGCCGCCGAGCTGCGCTCCTCCTTCGACGAGGACGTCACCTCGGAGGACAGCTTCATCGCCTTCCTCGACGCATGGTGGCCGGAACTGACCCCGAAGGCCGTGCTGGAGGTGATGGCCGACGAGCGGCGGCTCGGCCGCTTCGCCCGCCGGATCCTCAACCCGGGCGAGGTGCGCAAGGTGGCCCGCTCGCTGAAGCGGGACGGCCACTCGGTGCACGACATCGCCATGCTCGACGAACTCCAGGCGATCCTCGGCACCCCGGCCCGCCCCAGGAAGAAGCGCGAGCTGGACCCGCTCGACCAGCTCACCGGCCTCGAAGAGCTGATGCCGGTCCGCGAGGAGTCGCAGCGCGAGCGCGCCGAGCGGCTGGCGGCCGAGCGCACCGAGTACGCCCACGTCATCGTCGACGAGGCGCAGGACGTCACGCCGATGCAGTGGCGCATGCTCGGCCGCCGCGGCCGGCACGCCACCTGGACGATCGTCGGCGACCCGGCCCAGTCCTCCTGGTCCGACGTCGACGAGGCGGCCCAGGCCCGCGACGAGGCGTTGGGCTCCCGCCCGCGCCGCCGCTTCCAGCTCACCGTGAACTACCGCAACCCCGCCGAGATCGCCGAGCTGGCGGCGAAGGTGCTGGCCCTGGCCATGCCGGGCTCGACCTCGCCGTCGGCCGTCCGCTCCACCGGTGTCGAGCCACGGTTCGTGACAACGAACAAAGGACCCGGAGCTGTCGTAGGGGACTCACTCGCGCACACCGTCCGCGAGGAGGCCGCCCGGCTGCTCGACCGCGTCGACGGCACGGTCGGCGTCGTCGTCGCCATGCAGCGGCGCGAGGAGGCGGCCAAGTGGCTCGCCGGGCTCGGCGACCGGGTTGTGGCGCTCGGCAGCCTGGAGGCGAAGGGGCTGGAGTACGACGCGACGGTCGTCGTCTCCCCGGCGGAGATCGCCGACGAGTCCCCGGCCGGCCTGCGCGTGCTGTACGTCGCCCTCACCCGGGCCACCCAGCAGCTGACGGTGGTGTCGGGGGAGCGGGACGAGCCGGATGCGACCGGGGTGCCGGACCTGCTCAGAGACTGA